A region from the Actinoplanes sp. OR16 genome encodes:
- a CDS encoding exonuclease, whose amino-acid sequence MSALPELYVAVDVEADGPIPGPYSMLSLGMAVAGRPDLTFYTELRPISDDFVPQALAVSGLDRERLVREGPDAAEAMKAAATWVNGLRRIGRPVFLAAPAVWDGMFVHWYFVRYLGHSPFGSTGSGVDLRSFWMGATGCEWVESRKGKIKHALGVTDVPHTHHAGEDAAELAQVFEAVQQARPFAF is encoded by the coding sequence GTGAGTGCCCTCCCGGAGCTCTACGTCGCCGTCGACGTGGAGGCGGATGGGCCGATCCCCGGGCCCTACAGCATGTTGTCGCTCGGGATGGCTGTCGCCGGACGGCCGGATCTGACGTTCTACACCGAGCTGCGGCCCATCTCGGACGACTTCGTGCCGCAAGCCCTCGCCGTGTCGGGGCTGGATCGGGAGCGGCTGGTGCGGGAAGGGCCCGACGCGGCTGAGGCGATGAAGGCAGCCGCGACCTGGGTGAACGGCCTACGGCGGATCGGCCGGCCGGTGTTCCTGGCCGCGCCCGCGGTGTGGGACGGAATGTTCGTGCACTGGTACTTCGTGCGCTACCTCGGCCACAGCCCGTTCGGCTCGACCGGGTCCGGGGTGGATCTGCGCAGCTTCTGGATGGGCGCCACCGGCTGCGAGTGGGTGGAGAGCCGCAAAGGGAAGATCAAGCACGCGCTCGGCGTGACCGATGTGCCGCACACCCACCACGCCGGCGAGGACGCTGCCGAATTGGCTCAGGTATTCGAAGCAGTGCAGCAGGCCCGGCCTTTCGCATTCTGA
- a CDS encoding DUF1254 domain-containing protein → MNVNVDNFVRAETHRMFAGLQRDAGGVNRFQHNREPASVDRQTVIRMNRDTLYSFAVVDISAGGVLSLPAAGGRYVSAMVVNEDHHVNRVIHSAGDHSLTVEEFGTPYVVVAVRTLVDPRDPADLAAVFAVQDGLRISAASAVPFASPAYDQDTLDRTRSALLTLAAGMDTFTHTFGRREDVDPVHHLIGTAAGWGGLPDSEAVYVGVAPDLPVADYHLTVGDVPVDGFWSISVYNADGYFEPNESGAYSVNSITATRNTDGTVTVLFGGDGDPARNSLPITKGWNYLVRLYRPRPEILDGAWTFPELTT, encoded by the coding sequence ATGAACGTGAACGTCGACAACTTCGTCCGTGCCGAGACCCACCGGATGTTCGCCGGCCTGCAACGCGACGCCGGTGGCGTGAACCGTTTCCAGCACAACCGCGAACCGGCCTCGGTCGACCGGCAGACGGTGATCCGGATGAACCGGGACACGCTCTACAGCTTCGCGGTGGTCGACATCTCGGCCGGCGGCGTGCTGAGCCTGCCCGCTGCCGGCGGCCGTTACGTGTCGGCGATGGTGGTGAACGAGGACCACCACGTCAACCGTGTCATCCACTCGGCCGGCGACCACAGCCTGACGGTCGAGGAGTTCGGCACGCCGTACGTCGTCGTCGCGGTCCGCACCCTCGTCGACCCCCGTGATCCAGCCGACCTCGCCGCGGTCTTCGCCGTCCAGGACGGACTTCGCATCTCGGCGGCCTCGGCGGTCCCGTTCGCGTCCCCCGCGTACGACCAGGACACCCTGGACCGCACCCGCTCCGCGCTGCTGACCCTCGCGGCCGGGATGGACACGTTCACGCACACCTTCGGACGCCGCGAGGACGTCGACCCGGTCCACCACCTGATCGGCACCGCGGCGGGCTGGGGCGGCCTGCCCGACAGCGAAGCCGTCTACGTCGGCGTGGCCCCCGACCTGCCGGTAGCCGACTACCACCTCACCGTCGGCGACGTCCCCGTAGACGGCTTCTGGTCGATCTCGGTCTACAACGCCGACGGTTATTTCGAGCCGAATGAGAGCGGCGCCTACAGCGTCAACAGCATCACGGCGACCCGCAACACCGACGGCACGGTGACGGTCCTCTTCGGCGGCGACGGCGACCCGGCCCGCAACTCCCTCCCGATCACCAAAGGCTGGAACTATCTAGTGCGCCTCTATCGCCCACGCCCCGAAATCTTGGACGGCGCCTGGACCTTCCCCGAATTGACGACCTGA
- a CDS encoding DNA topoisomerase IB — translation MRLRRSDVSKPGFGRRRSGKGFTYLDRDGGALKSAEDVSRIKDLVIPPAWQDVWISPDPRGHIQATGVDAAGRKQYLYHPQWREQQDRVKFDHALEVASRLPEVRDRLQDDLAGRGLTRSRVLAAIVRMLDMGMFRIGGDESAAREEDPSYGLSTLRPDHVRTRGGCVLLEFTGKSGVEHATSVGDGEVCAVLRDLKRRRRGEDRLFAFWDPSRRSWREIRADAINDYLREISGEQMTAKDFRTWHGTVKAAAELAAAGPQPTATKRRKAVAQALREVADMLGNTPTVARQSYVDPRVIEHYENGRVAEKPHEEAVLDLLTDGPA, via the coding sequence ATGCGGCTGCGTCGAAGTGATGTGAGTAAACCCGGATTCGGCCGTCGCCGGTCCGGCAAAGGCTTCACCTATCTGGACCGGGACGGCGGGGCGCTGAAGTCCGCCGAGGACGTCTCGCGGATCAAGGATCTGGTCATCCCGCCCGCGTGGCAGGACGTCTGGATCTCGCCCGATCCGCGCGGGCACATCCAGGCCACCGGCGTCGACGCGGCCGGGCGCAAGCAGTACCTCTACCACCCGCAGTGGCGTGAGCAGCAGGATCGGGTGAAGTTCGATCATGCGCTCGAGGTGGCCTCGCGACTTCCGGAGGTCCGTGATCGGCTCCAGGACGACCTTGCCGGCCGCGGCCTGACCCGCTCCCGCGTGCTCGCCGCCATCGTCCGGATGCTCGACATGGGCATGTTCCGGATCGGCGGCGACGAGTCGGCCGCCCGCGAGGAGGATCCGTCCTACGGGCTGTCGACGCTGCGGCCCGATCATGTGCGGACCAGGGGTGGGTGCGTGCTGCTGGAGTTCACCGGCAAGTCCGGGGTGGAGCACGCCACATCGGTCGGTGACGGCGAAGTGTGTGCGGTCCTTCGTGATCTGAAACGGCGCCGTCGTGGTGAGGATCGGCTGTTCGCCTTCTGGGACCCGTCGCGGCGATCATGGCGGGAGATCCGTGCCGACGCCATCAACGACTACTTGCGGGAGATCAGCGGTGAGCAGATGACGGCGAAGGATTTCCGTACGTGGCACGGCACCGTCAAGGCCGCCGCCGAACTCGCCGCCGCCGGACCGCAGCCGACCGCTACGAAACGCCGCAAAGCGGTCGCGCAGGCTCTCCGTGAGGTCGCCGACATGCTCGGCAACACGCCGACGGTGGCCCGGCAGTCCTACGTCGACCCCCGGGTGATCGAGCACTACGAGAACGGCCGGGTCGCCGAGAAGCCGCACGAGGAGGCCGTCCTCGACCTGCTCACCGACGGCCCGGCATGA
- a CDS encoding glycosyltransferase family 9 protein: protein MILILRALGVGDLAVAAPALRGLRAAFPGETLSLAAPAWLAPLVDAIGGIDRIVPAHELEPLADAPVNPQIAVNLHGSGPESHRRLLELEPGKLWAFANRAAGHHDGPGWLDEEHEVFRWCRFARYYGVRCAIDDLDLKRPSVDVPQGMTIIHPGAKSSARRWPPERYASVARRLRSAGHRVLITGSASEQDLCVRVSEEAGLGPDAVPRTGLTELLGLVAAARLVISGDTGIAHLATGYRTPSVTLFGPVSPARWGPPPDRQWHRAIWHGTRSERGDLPGPVHPALLAIEADEVLDAGNQVLHAAASK from the coding sequence GTGATCCTGATCCTGCGCGCTCTCGGCGTGGGAGACCTGGCGGTCGCGGCGCCCGCTCTGCGTGGGCTCCGCGCCGCCTTCCCCGGGGAGACGCTGAGCCTGGCCGCCCCCGCCTGGCTCGCTCCGCTGGTGGACGCGATCGGCGGCATCGACCGGATCGTCCCGGCGCACGAGCTGGAGCCGCTCGCCGATGCGCCGGTGAACCCGCAGATCGCCGTCAACCTGCACGGGTCGGGGCCGGAGTCGCATCGCCGGTTGCTGGAGCTGGAACCCGGCAAGTTGTGGGCGTTCGCCAATCGTGCGGCAGGGCATCACGACGGCCCCGGCTGGTTGGACGAGGAGCATGAGGTGTTCAGGTGGTGCCGATTCGCACGCTACTACGGCGTACGATGTGCAATTGATGATCTTGATCTGAAGCGGCCGAGTGTTGACGTTCCTCAAGGCATGACGATCATCCATCCGGGCGCGAAGTCCTCGGCTCGGCGCTGGCCTCCGGAACGCTACGCGTCAGTCGCCCGGAGGTTGCGCTCGGCGGGCCACCGCGTGCTGATCACCGGTTCCGCTTCCGAGCAAGACCTCTGTGTACGGGTGAGCGAAGAGGCCGGCCTGGGTCCGGACGCCGTTCCCCGCACCGGCCTGACCGAACTGCTGGGCCTGGTCGCGGCCGCCCGCCTGGTGATCAGTGGTGACACCGGAATCGCGCATCTGGCGACCGGCTACCGCACGCCCTCGGTGACCCTTTTCGGTCCCGTGTCCCCGGCCCGCTGGGGACCGCCGCCGGACCGTCAGTGGCATCGCGCGATCTGGCACGGCACCCGGAGCGAACGCGGCGACCTGCCCGGCCCGGTCCATCCGGCACTGCTCGCGATCGAGGCGGATGAGGTGCTCGATGCGGGGAATCAGGTCCTTCATGCGGCTGCGTCGAAGTGA
- a CDS encoding SDR family oxidoreductase, translating into MDAVIVTGGSSGLGASVVDAVIKAGGRPFVIDRQPPKDGVEWIECDLADTRAAERATRELIARAGGTIDGVVTAAGMDVPGALIDVPGETWDRIVAIDLLATAAVIRAALPELKQSHGGVVTISSTLGIKAVGDATAYCAAKFGVVGFTRALAAELAGEVNVTLLIPGGMRTKFFDERDDRYKPGPDAILNDPANVAAAVMFALSQPAGSAVRELVVAAETESSYP; encoded by the coding sequence TTGGACGCAGTGATCGTCACCGGCGGTTCGAGCGGACTCGGCGCTTCGGTCGTCGACGCCGTGATCAAGGCGGGCGGACGCCCCTTCGTGATCGACCGGCAGCCGCCGAAGGACGGCGTCGAGTGGATCGAATGCGACCTCGCCGACACCCGCGCCGCGGAACGCGCCACCCGTGAGCTGATCGCCCGGGCTGGCGGCACGATCGACGGCGTCGTGACGGCGGCCGGCATGGACGTGCCAGGCGCGCTGATCGACGTGCCGGGGGAGACCTGGGACCGGATCGTCGCCATCGACCTGCTCGCCACGGCCGCGGTGATCCGGGCCGCGCTGCCCGAGCTCAAGCAGTCGCACGGCGGCGTCGTCACGATCTCGTCGACGCTCGGGATCAAGGCGGTGGGGGACGCGACGGCGTACTGTGCCGCGAAGTTCGGCGTCGTCGGCTTCACCCGGGCGCTCGCCGCCGAGCTGGCCGGGGAGGTGAACGTCACGCTGCTCATCCCCGGTGGCATGCGGACGAAGTTCTTCGACGAGCGCGACGACCGGTACAAGCCGGGGCCGGACGCGATCCTCAACGACCCGGCGAACGTGGCGGCGGCCGTGATGTTCGCGCTCAGCCAGCCCGCCGGCAGCGCGGTCCGGGAACTGGTCGTCGCGGCGGAGACGGAGAGCTCGTACCCGTGA
- a CDS encoding PfkB family carbohydrate kinase, giving the protein MRLVIVGDALLDRDVDGSVRRIAPDAPAPVLDEESSRERPGGAGLAALLALDSGYDVSLVTAIAADEAGARLTRLLTDAGVVVHPLPLPGATPEKIRLRAAGQVLLRLDRGGPPEPPGDVPIAVLDLVRDADAILVSDYGRGVARHPVLRAALEEAKAPVVWDPHPNGPPPVPNVRLVTPNESEALRLSGDAGKGSGLSSAQRAGHALRQRWRAGAVVVTRGAHGAVLCHSGPTPLVVPPSRVGDGDTCGAGDSFAAAAAVALAGGALVSEAVQQAVEAASSYVSAGAHARLFTTSRPGKSPASTPSAQTPPASTPPASTPPASTPSDLGDKSDKSDMGNGVGLAGVRDSDDVVGVGVGDAGDLVGRVRAEGGTVVATGGCFDLLHTGHLATLRAARSLGDCLVVCLNSDDSVRRLKGPERPLNSQVDRARLLAALDCVDAVVIFDEPTPESVLAWLRPDVWVKGGDYADGGPELPEAELMKRWGGQTVIVPYLNGRSTTQTIAAARSGGQ; this is encoded by the coding sequence ATGAGACTCGTGATCGTCGGCGACGCGCTGCTCGACCGGGACGTCGACGGCAGCGTGCGCCGGATCGCCCCGGACGCGCCCGCGCCCGTTCTCGACGAGGAGAGCTCCCGGGAGCGTCCGGGTGGCGCCGGCCTGGCAGCCTTGCTCGCGCTTGATTCGGGGTACGACGTCAGCCTCGTGACAGCGATCGCCGCCGATGAAGCCGGGGCCCGCCTCACCCGGCTGCTCACCGACGCGGGTGTCGTGGTCCACCCCCTTCCCCTGCCCGGCGCCACTCCGGAGAAGATCCGGCTGCGAGCGGCCGGTCAGGTGCTGCTGCGGCTGGACCGGGGCGGGCCGCCCGAGCCGCCCGGTGACGTGCCGATCGCCGTCCTCGACCTGGTGCGGGACGCGGACGCGATCCTGGTCAGCGACTACGGCCGGGGAGTCGCACGGCATCCGGTGCTGCGGGCCGCCCTCGAGGAAGCGAAGGCGCCGGTCGTCTGGGACCCGCACCCCAACGGCCCGCCACCCGTGCCGAACGTCCGTCTCGTGACACCGAACGAGTCCGAGGCCCTCCGGCTCTCCGGCGACGCGGGCAAGGGCTCGGGGCTGTCGTCCGCGCAGCGCGCCGGCCATGCGCTACGCCAGCGGTGGCGGGCCGGCGCGGTCGTGGTGACCCGGGGCGCGCACGGCGCGGTCCTGTGCCATTCGGGTCCGACACCACTCGTCGTGCCGCCGTCCCGGGTCGGTGACGGGGACACGTGCGGGGCCGGCGACAGCTTCGCGGCCGCAGCGGCGGTGGCACTTGCGGGCGGCGCGCTGGTCTCGGAGGCCGTGCAGCAGGCGGTGGAGGCAGCGAGTTCATATGTCTCCGCAGGCGCCCACGCCAGGCTGTTCACCACCTCACGGCCTGGCAAGTCGCCAGCCTCAACCCCGTCCGCCCAAACCCCGCCAGCCTCAACCCCGCCAGCCTCAACCCCGCCAGCCTCAACCCCGTCGGATCTGGGCGACAAAAGCGATAAATCCGACATGGGAAACGGTGTGGGCCTGGCCGGCGTGCGGGATTCGGATGACGTCGTCGGTGTCGGGGTGGGGGATGCCGGCGACCTCGTCGGGCGGGTTCGGGCCGAGGGCGGGACCGTTGTTGCGACCGGTGGGTGCTTCGACCTGTTGCACACCGGGCATCTCGCCACTCTGCGAGCCGCTCGCAGTCTCGGGGACTGCCTGGTCGTGTGCCTGAACAGCGATGACTCGGTCCGGCGGCTCAAGGGGCCGGAGCGGCCGCTCAACAGTCAGGTGGATCGGGCTCGGCTGCTCGCCGCGCTGGACTGTGTGGACGCTGTCGTGATCTTCGATGAGCCGACCCCGGAGTCCGTGCTGGCGTGGCTCCGGCCGGACGTGTGGGTGAAGGGCGGTGATTACGCCGACGGCGGCCCCGAGCTGCCCGAGGCTGAACTGATGAAGCGCTGGGGCGGCCAGACCGTGATCGTCCCCTATCTGAACGGCCGATCCACCACGCAGACCATTGCAGCAGCACGATCAGGAGGACAGTGA
- a CDS encoding SIS domain-containing protein: MKDTNPLEDHLAGLAAALEPFREQAGLLEEWGARLARHLGRGGRLLVAGNGGSAAEAQHLAAELVGRLRDERMPLSAIALTPDSSAVTAISNDYGFEEVFARQVRAHGRRDDVLLLLSTSGRSPNLVAAAAAAREMGMHTWAMVGQKPNPLADACDEVLRCPSPDSQVVQELHLVSVHVMCEYIDRHLLPFARAGREKEMVTV, translated from the coding sequence ATGAAGGACACGAACCCCCTGGAAGATCATCTGGCCGGCCTGGCGGCGGCGCTCGAGCCGTTCCGGGAACAGGCCGGCCTTCTCGAGGAGTGGGGCGCCCGGCTCGCCCGCCACCTGGGCCGCGGCGGCCGCCTGCTGGTGGCCGGCAACGGCGGTAGCGCCGCCGAGGCCCAGCACCTCGCCGCCGAACTGGTCGGGCGGCTGCGGGACGAGCGGATGCCGCTCTCCGCGATCGCGCTCACCCCGGATTCGTCGGCGGTCACCGCGATCAGCAACGACTACGGCTTCGAGGAGGTCTTCGCCCGGCAGGTCCGGGCCCACGGCCGCCGCGACGACGTGCTCCTGCTGCTCTCCACGAGCGGCCGCAGCCCGAACCTGGTCGCCGCCGCGGCTGCGGCACGGGAGATGGGCATGCACACCTGGGCGATGGTCGGCCAGAAGCCGAACCCGCTCGCCGACGCCTGCGACGAGGTGCTGCGCTGCCCCTCCCCGGACAGCCAGGTGGTCCAGGAACTGCATCTGGTCTCGGTGCACGTGATGTGCGAGTACATCGACCGGCACCTGCTCCCTTTCGCGCGAGCGGGCCGGGAGAAGGAGATGGTCACCGTATGA
- a CDS encoding glycosyltransferase → MRIAMISEHASPLAALGGVDAGGQNSHVAELAAALATHGHEVRVYTRRDNPDLPAVVPMADGVDVVHVPAGPVEVLPKDELLPYMGRFAAWMADDWRDRWRPDVAHAHFWMSGLATLDAGRACGVPVLQTFHALGSVKRRHQGDADTSPAGRISYERHIGRTADRVIVQCRDEIGELLRLGVPRSKMDLVPSGVNTERFSSRGPAQARTPGLVRIVTVARLVERKGIEDTIRALAAVPGAELVVVGGPPADRLDAEPYAQRLRALAERCRVADRVRLAGAVPAHEMPRWYRSADVVAATPWYEPFGLTPLEAMACGVPVVATAVGGLTDTVVDGVTGDLVPPRDPRSLAAALRRLVNEEVRRFAYAAAAEDRAAASYSWPRIAERLSAVYSTVAGAVIPA, encoded by the coding sequence ATGCGCATCGCGATGATCTCGGAACACGCGAGTCCGCTCGCGGCGCTCGGCGGGGTCGACGCGGGCGGGCAGAACTCGCACGTCGCCGAGCTCGCCGCCGCGCTCGCCACGCACGGACACGAGGTACGCGTCTACACCCGCCGGGACAACCCGGACCTGCCGGCCGTGGTGCCGATGGCGGACGGCGTCGACGTCGTGCACGTGCCGGCCGGGCCGGTGGAGGTGCTGCCCAAGGATGAGCTGCTGCCGTACATGGGCCGGTTCGCCGCATGGATGGCCGACGACTGGCGCGACCGGTGGCGGCCCGATGTGGCGCACGCGCACTTCTGGATGAGCGGCCTCGCCACCCTCGACGCCGGCCGTGCCTGCGGTGTGCCGGTGCTGCAGACGTTCCACGCGCTCGGCTCGGTGAAACGGCGCCACCAGGGCGACGCGGACACCAGCCCGGCCGGGCGGATCTCGTACGAGCGGCACATCGGGCGTACCGCCGACCGGGTGATCGTGCAGTGCCGCGACGAGATCGGCGAGCTGCTGCGCCTCGGCGTGCCCCGGTCGAAGATGGACCTGGTCCCGTCCGGGGTGAACACGGAACGGTTCAGCTCCCGCGGGCCGGCGCAAGCCCGTACCCCCGGCCTGGTCCGGATCGTCACGGTGGCCCGCCTGGTCGAGCGCAAGGGGATCGAGGACACGATCCGCGCGCTCGCCGCGGTGCCGGGCGCCGAACTGGTCGTCGTCGGCGGGCCGCCCGCCGACCGGCTGGACGCCGAGCCGTACGCCCAGCGCCTGCGCGCCCTCGCCGAACGCTGCCGGGTCGCCGACCGGGTGCGGCTCGCCGGTGCGGTGCCGGCCCACGAGATGCCGCGCTGGTACCGCTCGGCCGACGTGGTCGCGGCCACCCCGTGGTACGAGCCGTTCGGCCTCACCCCTCTCGAAGCGATGGCCTGCGGCGTCCCCGTCGTGGCGACCGCCGTGGGTGGCCTCACCGACACCGTCGTCGACGGTGTGACCGGGGACCTGGTGCCGCCGCGGGATCCGCGGTCGCTCGCCGCGGCGCTGCGGCGGCTGGTCAACGAGGAGGTGCGGCGGTTCGCGTACGCCGCCGCCGCCGAGGACCGGGCCGCCGCCTCCTATTCCTGGCCGCGCATCGCCGAGCGTCTGTCCGCCGTCTATTCCACCGTCGCAGGAGCAGTGATCCCCGCATGA
- a CDS encoding glycosyltransferase, which yields MNILLWHVHGSWTTSFVQGKHRYLVPVNPDRDAWGRGRARTFDWPDSVEEHPIEEIKDVDVAIAQRPEELDLIPPHVPVIYVEHNTPKDGDVPYSRHPLADRDDLIIAHVTDFNDLFWDAGGTRTTVIEHGIVEPGVRWTGELERLAIVTNEPVRRGRVTGTDLYGRFAAVAPLDVFGMGVAALQGVTAFDDPPQHEMHAEVARRRAYLHLCRWTSLGLSLIEAMQMGMPVLALATTEAVAAVPPGAGVIATRVDTLVEAAQWLIDEPDEAARMGERARQVALAKYGLDRFLADWDRLLEEETCASR from the coding sequence GTGAACATTCTGCTCTGGCACGTGCACGGGTCCTGGACGACATCGTTCGTCCAGGGCAAACACCGCTACCTGGTGCCGGTGAACCCAGACCGGGACGCGTGGGGCCGTGGCCGCGCCCGCACCTTCGACTGGCCGGATTCGGTCGAGGAGCATCCGATCGAGGAGATCAAGGACGTCGACGTCGCGATCGCCCAGCGTCCCGAGGAACTCGACCTGATCCCGCCGCACGTGCCGGTGATCTACGTGGAGCACAACACGCCGAAGGACGGCGACGTGCCGTACAGCCGCCACCCGCTGGCCGACCGGGACGACCTGATCATCGCGCACGTGACCGACTTCAACGACCTGTTCTGGGACGCCGGCGGCACCCGGACCACGGTGATCGAACACGGCATCGTCGAGCCCGGGGTGCGCTGGACGGGCGAGCTGGAACGGCTGGCGATCGTCACGAACGAGCCGGTCCGCCGGGGCCGGGTGACCGGGACCGATCTGTACGGGCGGTTCGCGGCAGTGGCCCCCCTCGACGTGTTCGGCATGGGGGTGGCCGCACTGCAAGGGGTCACCGCCTTCGACGACCCGCCGCAGCACGAGATGCACGCCGAGGTCGCCCGCCGCCGCGCGTACCTGCACCTCTGCCGCTGGACGTCGCTCGGCCTGAGCCTGATCGAGGCGATGCAGATGGGCATGCCGGTCCTCGCGCTCGCCACCACCGAGGCGGTCGCCGCCGTGCCACCGGGCGCCGGCGTCATCGCGACCCGGGTGGACACCCTCGTCGAGGCCGCGCAGTGGCTGATCGACGAGCCGGACGAGGCGGCCCGGATGGGGGAACGGGCACGGCAGGTGGCGCTGGCGAAATACGGGCTCGACCGGTTCCTGGCCGACTGGGACCGGCTGCTGGAGGAGGAGACATGCGCATCGCGATGA
- a CDS encoding HAD-IIIA family hydrolase — MTFDAAPFDAALFDAVLFDRDGTLVVDVPYNGDPDQVRPMPGAKDALDRLRAAGLRVGVVTNQSGLARGYFGEDQLEAVNRRIEELLGPFDTWQICPHDDTAGCYCRKPAPGMIEAAAAALGTTPGRCAMVGDIGRDMEAALAAGATGFLVPTDVTLPAEVAAAPHGAADLAAVADLILRRQELLTPAPRPGRAGTVLAVRSDSAGDVLVTGPAIRALAAGADRVVLLCGPRGRAAAELLPGVDEIIEWRLPWIDPEPGPVDAEDMRALTERLRETGASEAVVFTSFHQSALPLALLLRMAGVGRITAISEDYPGSLLDVRHRVPEGLPEPERARSIAAAAGFALPAGDDGHLSLKNTRRAEKEGYVVVHPGASVEARACPPANLKRIVTALTEHGLKVLVTGGPGERELATRVAGTHGIDAGPTSMAGLAALIAGADCVIVGNTGPAHLAAAVGTPVISLYAPTVPYGRWGPYRVPAVRLGDPAAACRDTRATRCPIAGHPCLSSIEPEDVLDALRRLGVRTDFSEHPDTALNSQYADRKGQNHINKTGEVAA, encoded by the coding sequence ATGACCTTCGATGCGGCTCCTTTCGATGCGGCCCTCTTCGATGCGGTCCTCTTCGATCGGGACGGCACGCTGGTGGTGGATGTGCCGTACAACGGCGATCCCGACCAGGTCCGCCCGATGCCCGGCGCCAAGGACGCGCTGGACCGGCTGCGCGCGGCCGGGCTGCGCGTCGGCGTGGTCACCAACCAGTCCGGCCTGGCGCGCGGCTACTTCGGTGAGGACCAGCTGGAAGCCGTGAACCGGCGGATCGAGGAGCTGCTCGGGCCGTTCGACACCTGGCAGATCTGCCCGCACGACGACACTGCCGGCTGCTACTGCCGCAAACCCGCGCCCGGCATGATCGAGGCGGCCGCCGCGGCGCTCGGCACCACGCCCGGCCGGTGCGCGATGGTCGGCGACATCGGCCGGGACATGGAGGCGGCCCTCGCGGCCGGTGCGACGGGCTTCCTGGTTCCGACCGACGTCACCCTGCCGGCCGAGGTGGCCGCCGCCCCGCACGGCGCCGCCGACCTCGCCGCCGTCGCCGATCTCATCCTGCGGCGCCAGGAGTTGCTGACGCCGGCCCCGCGCCCGGGGCGGGCCGGGACGGTTCTCGCGGTGCGGTCCGACTCGGCAGGAGACGTGCTGGTCACCGGGCCGGCCATCCGCGCGCTCGCCGCGGGCGCCGACCGTGTCGTGCTGCTCTGCGGGCCACGCGGGCGGGCGGCCGCCGAACTGCTTCCCGGCGTTGACGAGATCATCGAGTGGCGGCTGCCGTGGATCGACCCCGAGCCCGGGCCGGTCGACGCGGAGGACATGCGCGCCCTCACCGAGCGCCTGCGGGAGACCGGCGCCAGCGAAGCGGTCGTCTTCACCTCGTTCCACCAATCGGCGCTGCCGCTGGCCCTGCTGCTGCGGATGGCCGGGGTGGGCCGGATCACCGCGATCAGCGAGGACTACCCGGGTTCTCTTCTGGACGTCCGTCACCGCGTACCGGAAGGCCTGCCCGAACCGGAACGTGCCCGCAGCATCGCGGCAGCGGCGGGGTTCGCCCTGCCCGCCGGCGACGACGGTCATCTGAGCCTCAAGAACACGAGGAGAGCCGAGAAGGAGGGGTACGTCGTCGTGCATCCCGGCGCGAGCGTCGAAGCCCGCGCCTGCCCGCCCGCCAACCTGAAGCGCATCGTCACCGCCCTCACCGAGCACGGCCTGAAGGTGCTGGTCACCGGAGGCCCGGGCGAGCGCGAGCTGGCCACCCGCGTCGCCGGCACCCACGGCATCGACGCCGGACCCACGTCGATGGCCGGTCTCGCCGCGCTGATCGCCGGCGCCGACTGCGTGATCGTCGGGAACACCGGCCCGGCGCATCTCGCGGCGGCCGTCGGCACCCCGGTGATCAGCCTGTACGCCCCGACCGTCCCGTACGGGCGATGGGGTCCCTACCGTGTGCCCGCGGTACGGCTCGGCGACCCCGCCGCCGCCTGCCGGGACACCCGGGCGACCCGCTGCCCGATCGCCGGTCATCCCTGTCTCTCCTCCATCGAACCGGAGGACGTCCTCGACGCGTTACGCCGGCTCGGCGTGCGCACGGACTTCTCCGAACACCCGGATACCGCGCTGAACAGCCAGTATGCGGACCGAAAGGGCCAAAACCACATCAACAAGACCGGCGAGGTGGCCGCGTGA